The following are encoded in a window of Vibrio sp. SCSIO 43136 genomic DNA:
- a CDS encoding protease modulator HflK encodes MSWRQDVSRVATQIFYRLRWVFVVTTLVLYAVSGLYSLDADQRAVVSRFGRVIEHNVLPGMHYRLPWPIDSVETLSAVELRSVNIDFRKELDSAVVGAELTTGRGDLIDLALQVQYSIPNPGLFLTRAIDGETILRHAAKAQAVIYVSQRELDSLLTTGRNDFQIWMKHAVQSELESFGSGIQVTNVMINRLETPKVIKQAYDEVQMAPAAKEKLIQDALGEREIKLAQARSAVVKSTKQAQAQADARITQAHGEVERLSTLIVSLEKDPQLAQKRIYLETLKEILDKAQVRFINRDR; translated from the coding sequence ATGAGCTGGAGACAAGATGTAAGCCGAGTCGCCACGCAGATCTTTTATCGCCTCCGTTGGGTATTTGTGGTGACAACCTTGGTTCTCTATGCCGTGAGTGGTCTGTATTCTCTTGATGCGGACCAGCGCGCTGTTGTGAGTCGTTTTGGTCGAGTGATAGAGCATAATGTCTTACCTGGAATGCACTATCGCCTCCCATGGCCTATCGATAGTGTTGAGACTTTGTCTGCGGTAGAGCTGCGCTCAGTGAATATCGACTTTAGAAAAGAGTTAGATAGCGCTGTGGTTGGGGCTGAGCTCACCACTGGTCGAGGTGACTTAATAGATTTGGCGCTGCAAGTGCAATATAGCATCCCCAACCCTGGGCTGTTTCTAACCAGGGCTATCGATGGTGAGACCATATTGCGACATGCTGCCAAGGCGCAAGCGGTGATTTATGTCAGCCAGAGAGAGCTCGATAGCCTGCTTACCACCGGAAGAAATGACTTTCAGATTTGGATGAAACATGCCGTTCAGTCAGAGTTGGAAAGTTTTGGCTCGGGAATCCAAGTGACCAATGTGATGATCAATCGGTTAGAAACGCCAAAAGTGATTAAGCAAGCGTATGATGAAGTGCAAATGGCTCCGGCGGCCAAGGAAAAACTCATCCAAGACGCTCTTGGCGAACGGGAAATAAAGTTGGCACAAGCTCGAAGTGCGGTAGTAAAAAGCACTAAGCAGGCGCAAGCTCAAGCGGATGCTCGTATTACTCAAGCTCATGGGGAGGTGGAGCGGCTTAGTACCCTAATCGTGAGTTTGGAAAAAGATCCGCAACTGGCGCAAAAACGGATCTATCTCGAGACGTTGAAAGAGATCTTAGACAAAGCGCAAGTACGCTTCATTAACCGAGATCGTTGA
- a CDS encoding helix-turn-helix domain-containing protein, giving the protein MIANFDIQWPCDLDKNTQQQLTDIAIPISGLSQIKHSAPPTRKGRGVFYVAKGLISVSFAADGPQSMSGGLLGEGLWLGGSLMMTQMLINANIEEVKPTELLYFPKEKIEKLAETNPFIYKWLYFSAGQVQQSWLQSQVASLHDKETRIIATLLSILDKSQSIRGAVPHINISQKQLSTITGISRPRLNEVLKKLEGENKISLARGKVYFEDLESLTKQLQPIKEILPNLDRYVEEFISKF; this is encoded by the coding sequence ATGATAGCGAATTTTGATATTCAGTGGCCTTGTGACCTAGACAAAAACACACAGCAGCAGCTGACGGATATCGCTATTCCTATCTCTGGATTAAGTCAAATAAAGCATTCAGCGCCACCGACCCGCAAAGGCCGTGGGGTGTTTTATGTAGCCAAAGGCCTTATCAGTGTGAGTTTTGCCGCCGATGGACCGCAGAGTATGTCTGGCGGCCTGTTGGGTGAAGGACTTTGGCTTGGGGGCAGCTTGATGATGACCCAAATGCTAATTAACGCCAACATCGAAGAAGTCAAACCGACTGAACTGCTCTACTTCCCTAAAGAGAAAATCGAAAAGCTTGCTGAAACTAACCCTTTCATTTACAAGTGGTTATATTTTTCCGCAGGTCAAGTTCAGCAGTCTTGGCTCCAGTCTCAGGTGGCTTCATTACATGACAAAGAGACTCGGATCATTGCGACTCTCCTAAGCATTTTGGATAAAAGTCAAAGCATCCGAGGTGCGGTGCCTCATATCAATATCTCGCAAAAACAGCTAAGCACGATTACTGGGATATCCCGCCCTCGACTCAATGAAGTGCTCAAAAAGCTTGAAGGTGAAAACAAGATAAGCCTAGCGCGAGGTAAGGTCTATTTTGAGGATCTTGAATCGCTCACCAAGCAGTTACAGCCAATAAAAGAGATCCTGCCAAACCTCGATCGGTATGTAGAAGAGTTTATAAGTAAGTTTTAA